The sequence GTTGATTTCAGCGCAGTCCCCCAGAGCATAGATATCCGGCTGGGTGGTTTGCAGATAGCTGTCGACCTTTACGCCGCGGTGGGTTTCTGCCCCGGCACGCTGGGCGAGGGCCGTTTCCGGACGCAGGCCAGTGGCGGCAATGACCACATCCACCTCGATACAGCGGTCTCTGTCCAGCAGGGCGCAGATCCCGGTATCGGTTTTGGTCAGGCTTTGCAGCTGGGATTTCAGCTGCAGATGTACGCCCATATCGGTCAGCCGATGTTGTAAGCGACTGCTTACTTCGGCTGGCATCAGCGCCGACAGTATGCTGGCGGAGTGATCAACCAGAGTGACCGCTTTCCCGGCCCGGCAAAAATCCATCGCCAGTTCGCTGCCGATAAGCCCCGCGCCGACAATCATCACCCTTTTGGCGTCACGCAGCGTGGTTTCGCAGGCCCGGTACTCCATCTGGCTGTTGAGGGTCAGCATCAGCTCGCGCCCCGGGACTGGCGGCACAAAGGCCGAGGCCCCGGTGGCCAGCACCAGTTTGTCATACGACCACTGCTGGTCTTTTCCTTTCACCACGTGCGCAGCGGCATCGATATCGGTGACCCAGCTGTAAGGGAACAGGCGCAGGTTAAACTGTTCGGCAAACTCCCCCGCCGTCTGGCGGGTGAGGTCGTCGGCGTGCTGACTCTGGCTGATAACGTGGCTTAAGTCCGGCTTGTTGTACTCATCCATGCTGTCGGCGGCAATCAGCGTCAGCGGGACGTTCGCATCCTGTTTACGGATATTTTTCACCAGCTGGCGGGCGGCGAAGCCCGAGCCGATAATCACGATACCCTGGCTCATTTTGCCTCCGATGCCAGTTCGTCAAAGACGTCTTTACCGAGGGAACATTCCGGGCAGAGGAAGTTATCCGGCACGTCGCTCCACGGGGTGCCCGGGGCCACATCCTGCAGCGGTTCGCCGAGGGCCGGATCGTAGATCCACTGGCAGACGCTGCACTGCATGCAAGGGCCGAGGTCGGCAGCCGCGGCGGCGGCACAGGCGCAGGCTTCCTGTTCTGGTG comes from Leclercia sp. AS011 and encodes:
- the norW gene encoding NADH:flavorubredoxin reductase NorW, which translates into the protein MSQGIVIIGSGFAARQLVKNIRKQDANVPLTLIAADSMDEYNKPDLSHVISQSQHADDLTRQTAGEFAEQFNLRLFPYSWVTDIDAAAHVVKGKDQQWSYDKLVLATGASAFVPPVPGRELMLTLNSQMEYRACETTLRDAKRVMIVGAGLIGSELAMDFCRAGKAVTLVDHSASILSALMPAEVSSRLQHRLTDMGVHLQLKSQLQSLTKTDTGICALLDRDRCIEVDVVIAATGLRPETALAQRAGAETHRGVKVDSYLQTTQPDIYALGDCAEINGQVLPFLQPIQLSAMYLAKNLLGANTPLKLPAMLVKVKTPELPLHLAGETQRQDLTWQIAIEPQGMVAKGADSEGNLRAFVVSEDRMKEAFALLKALPV